From Candidatus Manganitrophus morganii, the proteins below share one genomic window:
- a CDS encoding HDOD domain-containing protein produces MPTDFPVQYGKYLLIDKIAKGGMAEVFLAKQTGSKGFERLLAIKRILPHFTENAEFVSMFINEAKVAAQLSHPNIVQVFDFGQVEESYYIGMEYIMGRDLRTIMERSQKSSRPLPIDQILFIVSRVCSGLEHAHKKKDLHGNELNLVHRDISPQNILISYDGEIKLVDFGIAKAALQENETRTGTLKGKFAYMSPEQAWGKKVDHRSDLFSLGIVLYECATGKRLFKGDSEINTLDRVREAKFDPPRRFNADISEQIETVMSKSLVKEAGNRYLSAAQMQRELERCLSKPLSEVQAGLAQNLHQLFNEEIEKDRERMKKAALATSEKSKIQGGAQTPPSGPSKAASPSKPTPEAPKAEFKSTAQPTILQKLQDRIHHRGDLPVLRDTVIQTLRAAEDKVSGAADVARNILQDQGFAVKVLKVANSAYFNGGYGEVYTVSRAVVVLGLDMIRSVSLGLSFVELFQKQHPGIDLKKIIADAFIAATLAKELGERLHYPKQEELFLATLFYNLGPISLAYYLPESHLEIQRLVEKSGLPLWKAEQQVLGASVNQLGIAMAKECKVPDHLAEPLAASDQILFSPAHTPREQLWAVSYLANRIVGNLFTEKGTEEEMAGLMQQMEVCLQIPPEEGLGLIQKAYKNIKEVSDSFEIEAEKFRPPTSGSKTSSPRSGLLERLGKIFRVSEGAEEEVPIPPVQIKESTNETEKIEAPEKIEGIDRPSLQLKFLRDISNHIAENQDINVLFSAILEGIHIGIGFDRALLVLCNPSKTQITGRYGLGALSQELADRLNLPNDPADNFFGKVYLEKKAVFVQDIHVEPVRPLISESFLSLFESQSFVISPIHAKGNVIGFFYADKALSKEAISQEDYQLFLHFAFHANIALERMFLRSTS; encoded by the coding sequence GTGCCGACCGATTTTCCCGTGCAATACGGAAAATACCTCCTCATCGATAAGATTGCCAAGGGGGGCATGGCCGAGGTCTTTCTCGCGAAGCAGACCGGATCGAAAGGATTCGAGCGGCTTCTTGCCATCAAGCGGATTCTTCCCCACTTTACCGAGAATGCCGAATTCGTCTCGATGTTCATCAATGAGGCGAAAGTGGCGGCCCAGCTCTCTCATCCGAATATCGTCCAGGTGTTTGATTTCGGACAGGTCGAGGAATCTTACTACATCGGAATGGAATACATCATGGGAAGGGATCTTCGGACGATCATGGAGCGGAGTCAAAAGAGTAGCCGGCCCCTTCCGATCGATCAGATTCTCTTCATCGTCAGCCGCGTTTGCAGCGGGTTGGAGCATGCGCACAAGAAGAAAGATCTGCACGGAAACGAGCTGAACCTGGTCCACCGGGACATCAGCCCGCAGAATATTCTGATCTCCTACGACGGCGAGATCAAGCTGGTCGACTTCGGCATCGCAAAAGCGGCCCTCCAAGAAAATGAGACCCGGACCGGAACGTTGAAAGGAAAATTCGCCTATATGTCTCCCGAGCAGGCCTGGGGAAAGAAAGTCGATCACCGCTCCGACCTTTTTTCTTTGGGAATTGTACTGTACGAGTGTGCCACCGGCAAGCGGCTCTTCAAGGGGGACAGCGAAATCAACACGCTTGACCGTGTTCGAGAGGCGAAATTCGATCCGCCGCGCCGGTTTAATGCCGATATCTCGGAGCAGATCGAGACGGTCATGTCGAAGTCGCTCGTCAAGGAGGCGGGGAATCGGTACCTTTCCGCGGCGCAGATGCAGAGGGAGTTGGAGCGGTGTTTGTCGAAGCCGCTCAGCGAGGTCCAAGCGGGGCTGGCCCAAAATCTCCACCAACTTTTTAACGAGGAGATCGAGAAAGACCGGGAGCGGATGAAAAAGGCCGCCTTGGCGACCTCGGAAAAATCGAAGATTCAAGGCGGGGCGCAAACTCCCCCTTCGGGTCCTTCAAAAGCGGCGTCCCCTTCCAAGCCGACACCGGAGGCGCCGAAGGCAGAGTTCAAATCAACGGCTCAGCCGACGATCCTCCAGAAGTTACAGGATCGGATCCATCACCGGGGGGATCTTCCTGTTTTGCGCGACACGGTGATTCAGACGCTGCGCGCGGCGGAAGACAAAGTTTCAGGCGCGGCCGATGTGGCCAGAAACATCCTCCAGGATCAGGGGTTCGCCGTGAAGGTCCTTAAAGTAGCCAACTCGGCTTACTTCAACGGCGGCTACGGGGAGGTTTACACCGTCTCAAGGGCCGTCGTGGTTCTCGGGCTCGATATGATCCGTTCGGTGAGTCTCGGTCTGTCGTTTGTGGAGTTATTCCAAAAGCAGCACCCCGGGATCGATTTAAAAAAGATCATTGCAGACGCTTTCATCGCGGCCACCCTCGCGAAAGAATTGGGTGAGCGCCTCCACTATCCGAAACAAGAAGAGCTCTTTCTCGCAACGCTTTTTTACAATCTCGGACCGATCTCGCTTGCTTATTATCTGCCGGAGTCGCATCTTGAGATTCAGCGCCTGGTGGAAAAATCGGGGCTCCCTTTGTGGAAAGCGGAGCAACAGGTTTTGGGGGCCTCGGTCAACCAGCTCGGCATCGCCATGGCGAAGGAGTGCAAGGTTCCTGATCATCTGGCGGAGCCGTTGGCCGCCTCCGACCAGATCCTTTTTTCCCCTGCGCACACCCCTCGGGAACAGCTCTGGGCCGTCTCGTACCTCGCAAACAGAATCGTCGGGAATCTCTTCACGGAGAAGGGGACGGAAGAAGAGATGGCCGGGTTGATGCAGCAGATGGAGGTCTGCCTGCAGATCCCGCCCGAGGAGGGATTGGGCTTGATCCAGAAGGCATACAAAAATATCAAGGAAGTTTCGGACAGTTTTGAAATTGAAGCGGAGAAATTCAGGCCTCCCACATCCGGTTCAAAAACGTCCTCCCCCCGGAGTGGTTTGCTGGAGCGTCTCGGAAAGATATTCCGGGTCTCGGAGGGAGCCGAGGAAGAGGTGCCGATCCCTCCGGTCCAGATCAAAGAATCGACGAATGAGACAGAAAAGATTGAAGCGCCGGAAAAAATCGAAGGGATCGACCGACCTTCGCTGCAGTTGAAGTTCCTGCGGGACATTTCCAATCACATCGCCGAGAACCAAGACATCAATGTCCTTTTCAGCGCGATCCTGGAAGGGATTCACATCGGAATCGGTTTTGACCGGGCCCTTCTCGTTCTCTGTAATCCTTCGAAAACACAAATTACGGGCCGCTACGGTCTTGGCGCCCTGTCTCAGGAACTGGCGGATCGGTTGAACCTTCCGAATGACCCCGCCGATAATTTTTTTGGAAAAGTTTACTTGGAGAAAAAGGCGGTATTTGTCCAGGATATTCATGTCGAGCCGGTCCGGCCGCTGATATCGGAGTCCTTTCTTTCTCTCTTCGAGTCCCAGTCCTTCGTGATCAGCCCGATTCACGCCAAGGGGAATGTCATCGGGTTCTTCTATGCGGACAAGGCTCTCTCCAAAGAGGCGATCAGCCAGGAAGATTATCAGCTCTTTCTGCACTTTGCTTTTCATGCAAATATCGCTCTGGAGCGGATGTTTCTGAGGTCGACCTCATGA
- a CDS encoding metal ABC transporter permease — MLSYGFMQRALLASFLIGLVCSVIGVFVVLKGLSFIGAGTAHAAFAGVALAFLIGANPLLMAVLFGLSTVWITGYLQQTGKMKPDVSIGIFYTLTMALAILFIGLMKAYNPEVYGYLFGSILSVTPSDLKVILLLSLGILLTIFLFFKEFHFISFDQEMAEASGIPARNLFFLLLNLISLTIVISLQAVGAILVFALLVIPAAAAQQWATKMRTMMIISIFIGISSSWAGVILSYWFDLPSGSTIVLLATLFFFLSVLFSPKRRRSAFRKESAEKIPE; from the coding sequence ATGCTGTCATACGGTTTCATGCAGCGGGCGCTGCTCGCCTCTTTCTTAATCGGGCTGGTCTGCTCGGTCATCGGGGTCTTCGTCGTCTTGAAGGGGCTTTCCTTTATCGGGGCGGGGACGGCGCATGCCGCTTTTGCGGGGGTGGCGCTCGCCTTCCTGATCGGGGCGAACCCTCTCTTGATGGCCGTTCTCTTCGGCCTCTCCACCGTCTGGATCACCGGCTACCTGCAACAGACCGGAAAGATGAAGCCGGATGTCTCGATCGGGATCTTCTACACCTTGACGATGGCGCTGGCCATTCTCTTTATCGGCCTGATGAAGGCGTACAATCCGGAGGTCTACGGCTACCTCTTCGGAAGCATCCTCTCGGTCACCCCGTCGGATTTGAAGGTGATTCTCCTTCTCTCCCTCGGCATCCTCCTGACGATCTTCCTCTTCTTCAAGGAGTTCCACTTTATCTCGTTCGACCAGGAGATGGCCGAGGCGAGCGGCATTCCGGCCCGCAATCTCTTTTTTCTGCTGCTGAATCTGATTTCGCTGACGATCGTCATTTCGCTTCAAGCGGTCGGGGCGATTTTGGTCTTCGCACTGTTAGTCATCCCGGCCGCCGCGGCCCAGCAGTGGGCGACCAAGATGAGAACGATGATGATCATCTCCATCTTCATCGGCATCTCTTCTTCCTGGGCGGGGGTGATTCTCTCTTACTGGTTCGACCTCCCCTCCGGATCGACGATCGTTCTCCTGGCAACGCTCTTCTTCTTCCTCTCGGTCCTCTTTTCACCGAAGCGGCGGCGGAGCGCGTTTCGCAAGGAATCGGCGGAAAAAATCCCGGAGTAA